A window of Gavia stellata isolate bGavSte3 chromosome 29, bGavSte3.hap2, whole genome shotgun sequence contains these coding sequences:
- the NCDN gene encoding neurochondrin: MASDSGDRHSTLKRCLGVLRDARNDSEQFAALLLVTKAVRAGEVDAKTRRQIFDAIGFTFPNRLLTSRQPPAGCPEHTFRALGLTLLACFCTDPELAGHSQILNKIPTFNDILVSPCNPDSTSMIDDVYQCLSAVMATTRGPRELVTKGTVSALCQAYVNCGYGSDRALTLLLGLLAIAEAKCWQRDAPHLLAVLSKLSDDFLKAEDMTKFELCEVLPRFIPLSPPLTQDSQGCECLHRLYKGLANILGSKLSQSQRDPALKLAACLVQACGSEWIPAGSAGSKFLALLVNLACVEVRLTLEEPDPLEVEGKKEVVTACYILIEMGIQECLREEKPLLEDVQKMQLMRIMEEAFGAVIFYLRQVKQEELQDPFVFASVRILGAWMAEETSSLKQEICELLPFLVCYAKKLFKEGSPAASLPQPELVSTEGSGLPRDALRFLLPGFCHLTAEDRPRDILISEGAPALLCEYFLHQWEVLTSEPGSLTPLTSTEISLQTACGIFLNLVVTAPDLVRRDKTFSSLMDMLLKSLPLLLPRKDRLVLAANFATLGLMMARILGSSAVLQGTQSAKEFFGAAIHFLSQAHTAQADPSSDGLAATVSPAYASAWADSCELWFLGMQALAGCVPLFPWLPQVVLQAQWLESLSELLARVAPASVDFELISAFQGVLVELARASKACRDVILSHHGREWANLYGMAALEQCLSEQ; encoded by the exons GTGACCAAAGCCGTCAGAGCTGGAGAAGTAGACGCTAAGACCCGTCGCCAGATCTTTGACGCAATTGGATTCACGTTTCCGAATCGCCTGCTCACCTCCAGGCAGCCCCCGGCAGGCTGCCCCGAGCACACCTTCCGGGCACTGGGCCTTACTCTCTTGGCATGTTTCTGCACCGATCCAGAGTTAGCTGGTCACTCCCAGATCCTGAACAAAATCCCAACCTTCAACGACATCCTGGTTTCCCCCTGCAATCCGGACAGCACGTCCATGATCGATGATGTATACCAGTGCCTGAGTGCTGTCATGGCCACTACCAGGGGCCCCAGAGAGTTGGTGACCAAAGGGACGGTGTCTGCCCTGTGCCAGGCCTACGTGAATTGCGGTTATGGCTCTGACCGTGCTTTGACACTGCTCTTGGGGCTGTTGGCCATAGCAGAGGCGAAGTGCTGGCAGAGAGATGCTCCACACCTCCTGGCTGTGCTGAGCAAGCTCTCCGATGattttctcaaggctgaagACATGACCAAATTTGAGCTGTGTGAGGTCCTGCCTCGCTTCATCCCCCTGTCGCCACCCCTCACACAGGACTCACAGGGCTGTGAGTGCCTCCATAGACTTTACAAAGGGCTGGCTAACATCTTGGGCAGTAAACTCAGCCAGTCGCAGCgggaccctgctctgaagcTTGCTGCCTGCCTCGTGCAGGCCTGTGGGTCAGAGTGGATcccagcaggcagtgctggaaGCAAGTTCCTGGCCTTGCTGGTGAACTTGGCTTGTGTGGAGGTCCGCCTGACCCTGGAGGAGCCAGATCCCTtggaggtggaggggaaaaaagaagtggtaACAGCCTGCTACATCCTTATTGAGATGGGGATCCAGGAGTGcctgagagaagagaaaccGCTGCTAGAAGATGTGCAGAAAATGCAGCTCATGAGGATCATGGAGGAGGCATTTGGAGCTGTAATATTCTACTTGAGACAA GTTAAACAGGAGGAGCTACAAGATCCTTTCGTATTTGCTTCTGTTCGAATCCTTGGAGCCTGGATGGCAGAAGAGACATCCTCCCTCAAGCAGGAAATCTGTGAGCTCTTGCCTTTCCTTGTTTGTTATGCCAAGAAGCTTTTCAAAGAGGGTAGCCCAGCTGCAAGTCTTCCCCAGCCGGAGCTGGTCAGCACCGAGGGCTCTGGCTTACCTCGGGATGCTCTGAG atTTCTGCTGCCTGGCTTTTGCCATTTAACAGCAGAGGACAGGCCCCGGGACATCCTCATCTCGGAAGGGgcaccagcactgctgtgtGAGTACTTTCTGCATCAGTGGGAGGTGCTGACCTCCGAGCCTGGCTCCCTGACTCCACTGACAAGCACTGAGATTAGTCTACAGACTGCCTGTGGGATTTTCCTTAACCTGGTCGTGACTGCACCCGACCTCGTCAG GCGAGACAAAACCTTTTCCTCCTTGATGGACATGTTGCTGAAgtctcttccacttctcttgcCCCGGAAAGATCGTCTGGTTCTAGCAGCGAACTTTGCCACTCTGGGCCTGATGATGGCCAGGATCCTTGGAAGCTCAGCAG ttcttcagGGGACCCAGTCTGCCAAGGAGTTTTTTGGAGCCGCCATTCACTTCCTATCACAGGCCCACACCGCCCAGGCAGACCCCAGTAGCGATGGCTTGGCCGCAACCGTGTCACCTGCCTATGCGAGTGCCTGGGCTGACAGCTGTGAGCTCTGGTTCCTGGGGATGCAGGCCTTGGCTGGCTGTGTGCCGCTTTTCCCCTGGCTGCCGCAAGTTGTCCTCCAGGcacagtggctggaaagcctCTCGGAGTTACTGGCCCGCGTCGCTCCAGCCTCGGTGGATTTTGAACTCATCTCTGCTTTCCAGGGCGTGTTGGTAGAGCTGGCCAGAGCCAGCAAGGCGTGCAGGGACGTGATCCTGTCGCACCACGGCAGGGAGTGGGCCAACCTTTACGGTATGGCAGCTTTGGAACAGTGTCTGTCTGAGCAGTGA